A stretch of Mycobacterium sp. ELW1 DNA encodes these proteins:
- the eccB gene encoding type VII secretion protein EccB produces MALNLTSRLQVTAHYFWNRRNAAALSHHGVRLEYDPEQRRSAALILGVTFTLLAMALMFMLSMCSPAGQVGQSAILADRDTGAVYVMVDGRLHPALNLMSARLIAGQEANPTFVKAPELEKYPQGPLVGIVGAPAAMPVRTAASSKWAVCDTAPTATSTASAASEPVVTAIAGQLSVGQRSAPLQMPDAILGRYGDRTYVIWEGHRSEIDLSNKAVALALGVDTTAPDPIPLSRALFDALPATDPLVSPAIPGAGEKSRWDVADGAVIGSVLSVRELGQPNTAESLYVLLRDGVQRISPFVASLLRSANSFGDVAPIQVAPDKLAPVPVVDNLPVSFYPATRLRLVNTAVNATTCLAWSKGATDRAAEITILSGQGLPIPLGSADNRLVHLPKGVRDPQSVEADQVYISPGATNLVMTTSAAPAASSREAMWWISDQGVRYGIELSEEAFTALGVSLQRSQQAPWPLIRAFAPGPALTRADAMVQHDTLAPVGGGEALPTRAAGS; encoded by the coding sequence ATGGCGCTGAATCTGACCTCGCGGCTGCAAGTGACGGCTCATTACTTCTGGAACCGCCGCAATGCGGCGGCACTGAGTCATCATGGCGTGCGGCTGGAATACGATCCCGAACAGCGCCGCAGCGCCGCGCTGATCCTGGGGGTGACGTTCACACTGCTGGCGATGGCGCTGATGTTCATGCTGTCGATGTGCTCACCCGCCGGGCAAGTGGGCCAGTCGGCGATCTTGGCCGACCGCGACACCGGCGCGGTCTATGTGATGGTCGACGGCAGGCTGCACCCGGCACTGAATCTGATGAGCGCCCGGCTGATCGCTGGCCAGGAGGCCAACCCGACGTTTGTCAAGGCCCCGGAACTGGAGAAGTACCCGCAGGGCCCGCTCGTCGGAATCGTGGGCGCTCCTGCAGCGATGCCCGTGCGTACCGCAGCATCGTCGAAGTGGGCGGTGTGTGACACCGCCCCTACGGCGACGTCGACCGCGTCGGCGGCCTCTGAACCGGTGGTGACCGCGATCGCCGGGCAGCTAAGTGTTGGCCAGCGATCAGCGCCGTTGCAGATGCCTGACGCCATCCTGGGTCGCTACGGTGATCGCACCTACGTCATCTGGGAGGGGCACCGTTCTGAGATCGATCTGAGCAATAAGGCCGTGGCCCTGGCGTTGGGCGTGGACACCACCGCTCCGGATCCAATTCCGCTGTCTCGGGCGTTGTTTGACGCTCTTCCGGCGACTGATCCGTTGGTTAGTCCGGCGATCCCGGGGGCGGGGGAGAAGTCCCGTTGGGATGTTGCCGACGGCGCGGTGATCGGGTCGGTGCTCTCGGTGCGCGAGCTGGGCCAGCCCAACACCGCAGAATCGCTATACGTGTTGCTGCGGGACGGTGTGCAGAGGATTTCGCCGTTCGTCGCGTCACTGCTGCGATCGGCGAACTCGTTCGGCGACGTGGCCCCGATACAGGTGGCTCCCGACAAACTGGCCCCAGTGCCGGTGGTGGACAACTTGCCGGTGTCGTTCTATCCGGCAACTCGGCTGCGGCTGGTGAATACCGCGGTGAACGCGACGACCTGCCTGGCTTGGTCGAAGGGCGCCACCGATCGCGCCGCCGAGATCACCATCCTGTCCGGGCAGGGTCTGCCGATACCTCTCGGTTCGGCAGACAACCGGCTTGTCCATCTGCCCAAGGGGGTACGCGACCCGCAGTCCGTTGAGGCAGACCAGGTGTATATCAGCCCTGGCGCAACGAATCTGGTGATGACCACCAGTGCTGCGCCGGCAGCGTCATCGCGGGAAGCAATGTGGTGGATTTCTGATCAGGGTGTGCGCTACGGGATTGAGCTCTCCGAGGAGGCGTTCACCGCGCTGGGGGTGTCTCTGCAGCGCTCGCAGCAAGCGCCCTGGCCACTCATCCGAGCGTTCGCGCCGGGTCCGGCGCTGACCCGCGCCGACGCCATGGTCCAGCACGACACCCTGGCCCCGGTGGGTGGTGGTGAAGCGCTTCCCACCAGGGCAGCCGGAAGCTAG
- a CDS encoding S8 family serine peptidase: protein MRGRSVAAALAAFGLLSANLMAPPAALAIAPPVIDPGALPPDETPGPPQEMRQTKACVSPVVVGDPNVTQPAPGNTMLNIEQAWQYSTGAGVTVAIIDTGVTPNPRFPRLFPGGDFVQGLPDGGLTDCESHGTIVASIIGAAPANPADRPTPRPAGVGAPPPPPGIPANPAPPAFPPPPTITATATVTAPAPPPPPPPAEPPPGGPPPAGPPPAQGPGDTGAAQPLVPGPPPDGPDGVVGVAPDVSLISIRQSSTAFTPARPSPGDLQGQRKVGDIVTLAKAIRHAADLPGVRVINVSLASCINAAAPVNQDPLGAAIRYAAVEKDIVIVAAAGNKGEPEQGQDCGQNPAFNPLNPDDPRDWNGVRTIVTPAWFSNYVLTVGAVTPEGLPLPDSINGPWVSVAAPGWRIMGLANTNGAAVNARPDEPGLGAGFWGTSFSAAYVSGVVALVRAKFPDLSAAQVMRRITETAHNPARGVDNQVGYGVVDPVAALTFDVPLGDPKPVEQLSTDLYVPPAPPGPDLRPRNSALLGGAAVLVLAGVALAVVAMRRKMMR, encoded by the coding sequence ATGAGGGGCAGAAGTGTGGCGGCCGCACTGGCCGCGTTCGGGCTGCTGAGCGCGAACTTGATGGCCCCCCCGGCGGCGCTGGCGATCGCCCCGCCGGTCATCGACCCGGGCGCCTTGCCGCCCGACGAGACACCGGGCCCGCCGCAGGAGATGCGCCAAACCAAGGCGTGCGTCTCACCGGTGGTGGTCGGCGATCCCAACGTGACCCAGCCCGCCCCGGGCAACACCATGCTCAACATCGAGCAGGCGTGGCAATACTCCACCGGCGCGGGGGTGACGGTCGCCATCATCGACACCGGCGTCACCCCGAATCCGCGGTTTCCGCGGCTGTTTCCCGGCGGCGACTTCGTGCAGGGCTTGCCCGACGGCGGGCTGACCGATTGCGAAAGTCACGGCACGATCGTCGCGTCGATCATCGGTGCCGCCCCGGCCAATCCTGCCGACCGGCCCACGCCGCGTCCTGCAGGTGTGGGCGCGCCTCCGCCACCGCCGGGTATACCGGCCAACCCCGCACCGCCGGCGTTCCCGCCGCCGCCGACCATCACAGCGACCGCGACGGTGACCGCACCCGCACCGCCGCCACCACCACCCCCTGCGGAGCCTCCTCCTGGGGGACCCCCTCCGGCGGGGCCCCCTCCGGCGCAGGGACCCGGCGACACCGGGGCAGCTCAACCATTGGTCCCCGGACCGCCGCCCGACGGCCCGGACGGCGTGGTGGGCGTCGCCCCCGACGTCTCCTTGATTTCGATTCGGCAGTCGTCGACGGCGTTCACCCCGGCACGGCCCAGCCCGGGCGATCTGCAGGGCCAGCGCAAAGTCGGCGACATCGTCACCCTGGCCAAGGCGATCCGCCACGCCGCCGACCTGCCGGGGGTGCGGGTCATCAATGTGTCCCTGGCCTCGTGCATCAACGCCGCCGCCCCGGTTAACCAGGATCCCCTCGGCGCGGCGATCCGCTACGCCGCGGTGGAAAAAGACATCGTCATCGTGGCCGCCGCGGGCAACAAGGGCGAGCCCGAGCAGGGACAGGACTGCGGCCAGAACCCGGCGTTCAACCCGCTCAACCCCGACGATCCGCGCGACTGGAACGGGGTGCGCACGATCGTCACGCCGGCGTGGTTCTCCAACTACGTCCTCACTGTCGGGGCGGTGACCCCCGAGGGGCTTCCGCTGCCGGATTCCATCAACGGCCCCTGGGTGTCGGTGGCCGCTCCCGGCTGGCGAATCATGGGCCTGGCCAATACCAACGGCGCCGCGGTCAACGCCCGCCCCGACGAACCGGGCCTGGGCGCCGGGTTCTGGGGCACCAGCTTTTCAGCCGCCTATGTCAGCGGCGTGGTCGCGTTGGTGCGGGCGAAGTTTCCCGACCTGAGCGCCGCGCAAGTCATGCGGCGCATCACCGAAACCGCCCACAACCCGGCCCGCGGGGTCGACAATCAGGTCGGCTACGGGGTGGTCGATCCGGTGGCGGCGCTGACCTTCGATGTGCCGCTGGGCGATCCCAAGCCCGTCGAGCAGCTCAGCACCGACCTCTACGTGCCCCCGGCCCCTCCCGGCCCGGATTTGCGGCCCCGCAACAGCGCACTGCTCGGCGGTGCGGCGGTGCTCGTGCTCGCCGGTGTCGCCCTGGCGGTGGTGGCGATGCGACGAAAGATGATGCGATGA
- the eccD gene encoding type VII secretion integral membrane protein EccD produces MPSSCRVSLLVGDAHQIDLVLPAAVPLSALTDSTLGAVNRLLRSKGEDELPTGTYEFARAVGMTRLSEEVSLAAQGVSDGDLLAFVPEKTARRYTPLIENVSTALARWAHAHFPPVSTHDAVVVAGGLTAAALSGAALLVWRLRWAAQHFWLSPAIFAATAVVLLAAAMLSARSGASRVIVDGAAWAAVIGVVLAGATAPYGDQPGAPHAFLAAVVASVGVLLLARMTGRHWTAAAAVLTVTAAIVGAAVTRMFFDVPAQRIAIVMLMAVLIASRAATAIGLWMSKVPRQSFESITGRDMFTRAPGQPEDTLTPVESAAHDVTLRGEDVAEVARRSNRVLTGTLFGIAAVQLASSWWAVDPGSGSQWPSITVVVVTAVCLILRARGLRHRRHAVTLVSGSALSLMAIPLHYGLSAPASATVAVVVAAAAVLAVAVAGLLAGAVIPSRSFSEPIRQVVEWLEYIGYALIVPFAAWAIGLLQYIRLH; encoded by the coding sequence GTGCCCTCGTCATGCCGGGTGTCGCTGCTGGTGGGAGATGCCCACCAGATTGATCTGGTGTTGCCGGCCGCGGTACCGCTCTCGGCGCTGACCGACTCGACTCTGGGCGCGGTCAATCGCCTGCTGCGCAGCAAGGGCGAAGACGAACTCCCTACGGGCACTTACGAGTTCGCCCGAGCGGTGGGCATGACGCGGCTGTCGGAGGAGGTGTCACTGGCGGCCCAGGGCGTCTCCGACGGTGACCTGTTGGCCTTCGTCCCCGAGAAAACAGCCCGCCGGTATACGCCGCTTATCGAGAATGTCTCGACCGCATTGGCCCGCTGGGCGCACGCCCACTTTCCACCGGTGTCCACCCACGACGCCGTGGTGGTCGCCGGCGGGCTCACCGCGGCCGCACTGAGCGGCGCGGCGCTGCTGGTGTGGCGGTTGCGCTGGGCGGCGCAGCACTTCTGGCTCAGTCCGGCGATCTTCGCCGCGACAGCGGTCGTCCTGTTGGCCGCAGCGATGCTGTCCGCCCGTTCGGGAGCCAGCCGCGTGATCGTCGACGGGGCCGCGTGGGCCGCCGTGATCGGTGTCGTCCTGGCGGGCGCGACCGCACCCTACGGTGACCAGCCCGGCGCCCCGCATGCCTTCCTGGCCGCCGTGGTGGCCAGCGTGGGCGTGCTGCTACTGGCGCGGATGACCGGGCGGCACTGGACCGCCGCGGCGGCGGTCCTGACCGTCACCGCCGCCATCGTCGGGGCCGCCGTCACCCGGATGTTCTTCGACGTCCCCGCCCAGCGCATCGCCATCGTGATGCTGATGGCGGTGCTGATCGCCTCCCGCGCAGCCACGGCGATCGGTCTGTGGATGTCGAAGGTGCCGCGGCAGAGCTTCGAATCCATCACCGGCCGCGACATGTTCACTCGCGCGCCCGGCCAGCCTGAGGACACCCTGACCCCGGTGGAGTCGGCGGCCCATGACGTGACCTTGCGCGGCGAAGACGTCGCCGAGGTCGCGCGCCGATCCAACCGGGTGCTCACCGGCACGCTGTTCGGTATCGCCGCGGTCCAATTGGCCTCGTCCTGGTGGGCCGTCGATCCGGGCTCGGGCTCACAGTGGCCGTCGATCACCGTCGTCGTGGTCACAGCCGTGTGCTTGATCTTGCGGGCCCGCGGGCTGCGGCACCGCCGCCATGCGGTGACGCTCGTGAGTGGCTCAGCGCTGTCGCTGATGGCCATTCCCCTCCATTACGGGCTGAGCGCGCCTGCGTCAGCCACTGTCGCCGTCGTGGTGGCCGCCGCCGCAGTGCTTGCCGTGGCGGTGGCCGGGCTGCTGGCCGGCGCGGTAATTCCCTCGCGCAGCTTCTCCGAACCCATCCGCCAGGTCGTGGAATGGCTCGAGTACATCGGGTATGCCCTCATCGTGCCGTTCGCGGCGTGGGCGATCGGCCTGCTGCAGTACATCAGGTTGCACTGA
- a CDS encoding ESX secretion-associated protein EspG: MALTTTVGGVWVLQALLGVESMPVALRLKPFIPSVHHELIVDSTAGPVPIAETAEYLSLVEAGVIKPGGAVDEPVRDWMAVLSRPDRQAVLAIRRPSGEPVHNGESPTVDERVVVVCRYRRWLAMAARDGNDMVIDAVGETDDPAAQVDLMCQTLVPALGVAAPADIEGVNIPADVMRSTLEAAAPQGRDAVIGAVSRLGLQPQQAEVLAAATRLDESAMAVAMVIDHGIGQHVHPQVVTVADTEFGRVSITTSTSADGKQWMSLWPATPEALRDDLAGLLSVPRAAA, from the coding sequence ATGGCGCTGACCACGACGGTCGGGGGCGTGTGGGTATTGCAGGCGCTGCTGGGCGTGGAATCGATGCCAGTTGCGTTGCGGCTCAAGCCGTTTATTCCGTCGGTGCATCACGAATTGATCGTCGACAGCACCGCGGGGCCGGTCCCTATCGCCGAGACTGCGGAGTATCTGAGCCTCGTCGAGGCGGGCGTGATCAAGCCCGGCGGGGCGGTCGACGAGCCGGTGCGGGACTGGATGGCCGTGTTGAGCCGCCCCGATCGGCAAGCGGTGCTGGCGATTCGCCGGCCCTCGGGGGAGCCGGTTCACAACGGCGAGAGTCCCACGGTGGACGAACGGGTGGTGGTGGTGTGCCGGTACCGGCGATGGCTGGCGATGGCGGCGCGCGACGGCAACGACATGGTCATTGATGCTGTCGGCGAAACCGATGACCCGGCCGCCCAGGTGGATCTGATGTGTCAAACCCTGGTGCCGGCGTTGGGTGTGGCCGCGCCGGCCGACATCGAGGGGGTCAACATCCCGGCGGACGTGATGCGGTCGACGCTGGAGGCCGCTGCGCCGCAGGGCCGCGATGCGGTGATCGGCGCGGTGAGCCGGCTGGGATTGCAGCCTCAGCAGGCCGAGGTGCTGGCGGCGGCCACACGCCTTGATGAGTCGGCGATGGCGGTGGCGATGGTCATCGACCACGGTATCGGCCAGCACGTTCATCCGCAGGTGGTGACTGTGGCCGACACCGAATTTGGGCGCGTCAGCATCACGACCAGTACATCGGCCGATGGTAAGCAGTGGATGAGCCTGTGGCCGGCGACGCCGGAGGCGTTGCGCGACGACCTCGCCGGTCTGCTGTCGGTGCCGCGCGCCGCCGCGTAG
- a CDS encoding chromosome partitioning protein — MTDRDLPPKQAGYPSSTEGDSRDTSNQAPEPPPPPPGWPAPPLPPTGSADTGAHARPSPPPPPPWPGRAPDSPSRAPGSLSRAPGSDLPPARAQQAPHREPEADPEAASPAATPVEQPAAESEESEQTSPYRPSDTETTTIYYRRDFGPPPLRENSSATGHYDDSAAGQRGAASTGSPPRWSAAEPSRHQAPPFSQQPGLQRSQQQRESWPADRSGPQPASDPRNWVEQPPAAAGPANWSYVDSIRPSELVPTRKIPPGKGWRKFMYKSTFGLLNFGQSPDERRLAELEAKIRSLLRGRYKIGVLGKGGVGKTTVAAGVGSVFAELRQDDRVVAIDADTAFGKLGLRVDPNAKGSYWELAADQDLRTFADVRSRVGNNAAGLFVLAGESSTARRRVLDPSIYREATARLDNHFTLSIIDCGSTMDSSVTREVLRDLDALIVVSSMWVDGASAAAQTMELLANTGHTGLLHRTVVVLNDSDGHADKRTREVLHEQFSQRGQLVVEVPYDGNLRPGGVIDVQNEVDKTTRRRFIEIAAAIAEHFPATSDGPRGRR; from the coding sequence GTGACTGACCGCGACCTTCCCCCAAAGCAGGCGGGCTATCCTTCCTCAACCGAGGGCGATTCCCGCGACACCTCCAACCAAGCCCCCGAGCCGCCACCGCCACCGCCGGGCTGGCCAGCGCCCCCGCTGCCACCCACCGGCAGTGCAGACACGGGCGCTCACGCCCGACCCTCACCGCCGCCCCCGCCCCCGTGGCCGGGCCGCGCCCCCGACTCGCCCAGTCGCGCCCCCGGATCGCTCAGTCGCGCCCCCGGGTCGGACCTCCCGCCGGCGCGGGCGCAGCAAGCGCCACACCGTGAGCCCGAGGCCGATCCCGAGGCCGCCTCGCCTGCTGCGACGCCCGTGGAGCAGCCCGCCGCCGAATCGGAGGAGTCCGAACAGACCAGCCCCTACCGTCCGTCGGACACCGAGACCACCACGATCTACTACCGACGCGATTTCGGGCCGCCACCGCTGCGCGAAAACTCCTCTGCGACAGGCCACTACGACGACAGCGCCGCCGGGCAGCGCGGCGCTGCGTCGACGGGCTCCCCGCCTCGGTGGAGTGCTGCTGAACCATCACGGCATCAGGCGCCACCGTTTTCCCAGCAGCCCGGCCTGCAGCGATCGCAACAGCAGCGCGAGAGCTGGCCGGCGGACCGTTCCGGGCCCCAACCCGCCAGTGATCCACGCAACTGGGTCGAGCAACCCCCGGCCGCGGCCGGGCCGGCGAACTGGTCCTATGTCGACTCGATTCGGCCCAGTGAACTTGTCCCCACACGCAAGATTCCGCCCGGAAAAGGGTGGCGAAAGTTCATGTACAAGAGCACGTTTGGGTTGCTGAACTTCGGTCAGTCACCTGACGAGCGCCGCCTGGCCGAGTTGGAAGCCAAGATCCGCTCACTGCTTCGAGGCCGCTACAAGATCGGGGTCCTCGGCAAAGGTGGTGTCGGCAAGACCACCGTCGCCGCCGGTGTGGGCTCGGTCTTCGCCGAGCTGCGCCAGGACGACCGGGTGGTGGCCATCGACGCTGACACCGCGTTCGGCAAGCTGGGCCTGCGCGTCGATCCCAACGCCAAGGGCTCCTACTGGGAGCTGGCCGCCGATCAGGACCTACGCACCTTCGCCGACGTGCGATCCCGTGTCGGAAACAACGCCGCCGGGCTGTTCGTGTTGGCCGGCGAATCATCCACAGCGCGCCGCCGCGTCCTTGATCCGTCGATCTACCGCGAAGCCACCGCCCGCCTGGACAACCATTTCACCCTCTCGATCATCGACTGCGGATCCACCATGGACTCCTCGGTGACCCGCGAAGTCCTACGCGACCTCGACGCGCTCATTGTGGTGTCTTCGATGTGGGTCGACGGGGCTTCGGCGGCCGCGCAAACCATGGAGCTGCTGGCCAATACCGGTCACACCGGCCTGCTGCATCGAACGGTGGTGGTCCTCAACGACAGCGACGGCCACGCCGACAAACGCACCCGGGAGGTCCTCCACGAGCAGTTCAGCCAGCGCGGCCAGCTCGTCGTCGAGGTGCCCTACGACGGCAACCTGCGTCCGGGCGGGGTGATCGACGTGCAAAACGAGGTCGACAAGACCACTCGGCGTCGATTCATCGAGATCGCCGCGGCGATCGCCGAGCACTTCCCGGCCACCAGCGACGGCCCGCGGGGGCGCCGATGA